The Leptodactylus fuscus isolate aLepFus1 unplaced genomic scaffold, aLepFus1.hap2 HAP2_SCAFFOLD_180, whole genome shotgun sequence genome includes a region encoding these proteins:
- the JMJD4 gene encoding 2-oxoglutarate and iron-dependent oxygenase JMJD4 has translation MDLQIIPRPWSRVERVEDPAAFRYDDFFHKYMMANAPCLFSAEFSRSWGSRRSWVTADNKPNWEQLLRVFGDAIVPVANCDVKEYNANPKELLPLREYIAYWREYTENGRRSPKGCLYLKDWHMKREFPDQDVYDTPVYFSSDWLNEYWDAIGMDDYRFVYMGPVGSWTPFHADVFRSYSWSANICGRKKWLLFPPGQEERLRDRSGHLPYDVTTPSLQNSCPPPLEVIQEAGEIIFVPSGWHHQVYNLEDTISINHNWVNGCNVSFMWSLLQVELSAVQREIGEWKETMDDWEQHCQIILKSCTGIDYKEFFTFLKIIAAPRIQALQDSPEVSTTQGRSLMAPGPLHVQFDLRKIRETLLLLMDNKDFRKLDTEMLQPRPEELLSELESAIRSRV, from the exons ATGGATTTGCAGATTATTCCGCGCCCCTGGAGCCGCGTTGAGCGTGTTGAGGATCCGGCCGCGTTCCGCTACGATGACTTCTTCCATAAATACATGATGGCCAACGCTCCGTGTCTCTTCTCGGCTGAGTTCTCCAGGTCGTGGGGCAGCCGCCGCTCCTGGGTCACCGCCGATAACAAACCCAACTGGGAGCAGCTGCTGAGAGTGTTTG GTGACGCCATTGTTCCTGTGGCGAACTGTGATGTGAAGGAATACAATGCAAACCCTAAAGAGCTCCTCCCACTCCGAGAATACATCGCCTACTGGAGAGAGTATACAGAGAACGGCCGGCGCTCTCCTAAGGGATGTCTCTATCTGAAGGACTGGCACATGAAGAG GGAGTTCCCGGATCAGGACGTGTACGACACTCCAGTTTACTTCTCCTCggactggcttaatgaatacTGGGACGCCATCGGCATGGACGATTACCGCTTTGTGTACATGGGCCCCGTCGGCTCCTG GACTCCATTCCACGCCGATGTGTTCCGATCCTACAGTTGGTCAGCAAATATATGTGGTCGGAAGAAATGGCTGCTCTTCCCACCCGGCCAGGAGGAACGTCTTCGTGATCGCAGCGGACACCTTCCATACGATGTCACCACACCGTCCCTCCAGAACAGCTGCCCCCCGCCCCTGGAGGTCATCCAGGAAGCCGGAGAGATCATCTTTGTACCCAGCGGCTGGCACCATCAGGTCTACAACCTG GAGGACACCATCTCCATCAACCATAACTGGGTGAATGGGTGTAACGTGTCCTTCATGTGGAGCCTCCTGCAGGTGGAGCTGAGTGCGGTGCAGCGGGAGATCGGAGAGTGGAAGGAGACCATGGATGACTGGGAGCAGCACTGTCAG ATCATCCTGAAATCTTGCACTGGGATTGATTATAAAGAGTTTTTCACTTTCCTGAAGATCATCGCAGCGCCCAGGATTCAGGCCTTACAGGACAGCCCTGAGGTCAGCACCACGCAGGGCCGCAGTCTCATGGCCCCGGGGCCCCTACATGTACAGTTTGATCTCAGGAAGATTAGAGAGACTTTACTTTTATTAATGGACAACAAAGACTTCAGGAAGCTGGATACAGAAATGTTACAGCCCCGGCCCGAAGAATTACTGAGCGAGCTGGAGAGCGCAATAAGGAGCAGAGTgtga